A section of the Streptomyces sp. NBC_01591 genome encodes:
- a CDS encoding alpha-L-fucosidase, with translation MVASWWSRAGLGIFVHWTPASVPGWAPPYVPADELPLAGRRSPLGWTSYAEWYENALRFPESPVSAHHRTTYGSRPYTAFGGDFNDALATWDPTAWARSFRAAGARYAVLVTKHHDGFCLWPSEAANPHRTGWHTTRDVVGEFAEAVRAEGLRFGVYYSGGLDWSFDDRPIGTGADTVSAVPRGGYPAYAGAQMRELIRRYRPDILWNDIAWPGSRTDVQRLIEYYRFTVPHGVVNDRLFPYAPMWRALRLPGAKALYDSWERRTIAQGEGFVPRRPPYYDFRTPEFARCTGPDPYEITRGIDHGFGYNRNSPPEAYLGREALESLVRETAAAGGNLLLNVGPRGEDATVPAEQQLRLEWLAELTSGAAGERSA, from the coding sequence ATGGTTGCTTCATGGTGGTCCCGGGCCGGACTGGGGATCTTTGTGCACTGGACGCCCGCCTCCGTACCGGGCTGGGCCCCGCCGTACGTCCCCGCGGACGAACTCCCCCTGGCCGGCCGCCGCTCGCCGCTCGGCTGGACGTCGTACGCCGAGTGGTACGAGAACGCGCTCCGCTTCCCGGAAAGCCCCGTCTCCGCCCACCACCGCACGACCTACGGCAGCCGCCCGTACACCGCATTCGGGGGCGACTTCAACGACGCCCTGGCGACCTGGGACCCCACCGCGTGGGCCCGCAGCTTCCGCGCCGCGGGCGCCCGTTACGCCGTCCTCGTCACCAAGCACCACGACGGCTTCTGCCTCTGGCCCTCCGAGGCTGCCAACCCGCACCGGACCGGCTGGCACACCACACGCGACGTCGTCGGTGAATTCGCCGAAGCCGTACGGGCCGAGGGGCTGCGTTTCGGGGTCTACTACTCCGGCGGACTCGACTGGAGCTTCGACGACCGCCCCATAGGAACCGGCGCGGACACCGTCTCGGCCGTCCCGCGCGGCGGGTACCCCGCGTACGCGGGCGCCCAGATGCGTGAACTGATCCGCCGGTACCGCCCCGACATCCTCTGGAACGACATCGCCTGGCCCGGCTCACGCACCGACGTCCAGCGGCTCATCGAGTACTACCGCTTCACCGTCCCGCACGGCGTCGTCAACGACCGGCTGTTCCCGTACGCACCGATGTGGCGCGCACTGCGGCTCCCCGGCGCCAAGGCCCTGTACGACAGCTGGGAACGCCGCACCATCGCCCAGGGCGAGGGCTTCGTACCGCGCCGGCCCCCGTACTACGACTTCCGCACCCCGGAGTTCGCCCGCTGCACCGGCCCCGACCCGTACGAGATCACCCGAGGCATCGACCACGGCTTCGGCTACAACCGCAACTCCCCGCCCGAGGCGTACCTCGGCCGCGAGGCACTGGAATCGCTGGTACGGGAGACGGCGGCCGCGGGTGGCAACCTGCTGCTCAACGTGGGGCCGCGCGGCGAGGACGCGACGGTCCCCGCCGAGCAGCAGCTCCGCCTGGAATGGCTGGCGGAACTCACCTCCGGAGCCGCGGGGGAGCGGTCGGCGTGA
- a CDS encoding GNAT family N-acetyltransferase has product MTLAPQELTIRPLAGPQELGLFRRLSYTLDHELADDLESGRRRPEWMWVALRGEHVVARIAWWSRDGAAPLLLDFFDLDDTLPEPDRGEVGLKLLETATAAVVPAGAPRPEYGRFVPADWREDPAVRDAVEARIRVMERSGARMLVERLRLEWRAGTAVPADSGRLRFRPVGGSEDLLALMTPVMEGTLDAHGQSDLASGLSAREAAEKHYDEELATYRTPREWWRIAELPDGEPVGFVVPARNDYNPIVAYIGVLPAHRGHGYIDDILAEGTRVLAAQDGVERIRASTDLGNVPMARAFARLGYVNFERSFDMVWD; this is encoded by the coding sequence GTGACCCTTGCACCACAGGAACTGACCATCCGTCCGCTCGCCGGTCCGCAGGAGCTCGGGCTCTTCCGCCGGCTGTCGTACACCCTCGATCACGAACTCGCCGACGACCTGGAGAGCGGGCGTCGCCGCCCCGAGTGGATGTGGGTGGCGCTGCGCGGCGAGCACGTGGTGGCAAGGATCGCGTGGTGGAGCCGGGACGGAGCGGCGCCGCTGCTCCTCGACTTCTTCGACCTGGACGACACGCTGCCCGAGCCCGACCGCGGTGAGGTCGGCCTGAAGCTGCTGGAGACGGCGACGGCCGCGGTCGTGCCGGCCGGCGCCCCGCGGCCCGAGTACGGACGCTTCGTACCGGCCGACTGGCGCGAGGACCCGGCCGTCCGCGATGCCGTCGAGGCCCGGATCCGGGTCATGGAGCGTTCCGGTGCGCGGATGCTGGTCGAGCGGCTCCGCCTGGAGTGGCGCGCCGGTACGGCGGTCCCCGCCGACAGCGGCCGGCTCCGGTTCCGCCCGGTCGGCGGTAGCGAGGATCTCCTCGCGCTGATGACACCGGTGATGGAGGGCACCCTCGACGCCCACGGGCAGTCCGACCTGGCGTCCGGGCTCAGCGCCCGCGAGGCCGCCGAGAAGCACTACGACGAGGAGCTGGCGACGTACCGGACACCGCGCGAGTGGTGGCGCATCGCCGAACTCCCGGACGGTGAACCGGTCGGGTTCGTGGTCCCGGCACGCAACGACTACAACCCGATCGTCGCGTACATCGGTGTGCTGCCCGCCCACCGCGGCCACGGCTACATCGACGACATCCTCGCCGAGGGCACCCGGGTACTGGCCGCGCAGGACGGCGTGGAACGGATCCGGGCCTCCACCGACCTCGGCAACGTACCGATGGCCAGGGCCTTCGCGCGCCTCGGGTATGTGAACTTCGAGCGCTCTTTCGACATGGTGTGGGACTGA
- a CDS encoding DUF1707 and FHA domain-containing protein codes for MTSSFESHTYPVRLSDAQRDRVLGVLRDGAAQGKLSHDTFMRRMELALTARRSEELEALTADLEGEGRWSQRILRVVSGVSGFPGRVRRVWQTERLPKLLLPAPSPHPLLIGRDPGNGLRLNHETVSRLHAELTARGGCWLLRDLGSTNGTCVNGQRVTGTVPVRDGDQVSFGRMSFRLSAPVLGPPD; via the coding sequence GTGACGTCCTCCTTCGAGTCCCACACGTATCCCGTGCGGCTGTCCGACGCCCAGCGCGACCGTGTGCTCGGCGTACTCAGAGACGGCGCGGCACAGGGCAAACTGTCCCACGACACCTTCATGCGGCGCATGGAACTGGCCCTCACCGCCCGGCGCTCCGAGGAACTGGAGGCACTCACCGCCGACCTGGAGGGCGAGGGCCGCTGGTCACAGCGGATACTCCGGGTCGTGAGCGGGGTGTCCGGATTTCCCGGCCGGGTGCGCCGGGTCTGGCAGACCGAACGGCTCCCCAAACTCCTGCTCCCCGCCCCGAGCCCGCACCCCCTGCTGATCGGCCGCGATCCGGGAAACGGGCTGCGGCTCAACCACGAGACCGTCTCCCGGCTCCACGCGGAGCTCACCGCGCGCGGCGGCTGCTGGCTGCTGCGCGACCTCGGCTCGACCAACGGCACCTGTGTCAACGGCCAGCGGGTCACCGGCACGGTCCCGGTCCGCGACGGGGACCAAGTGAGCTTCGGACGGATGAGCTTCCGGCTCTCGGCGCCCGTCCTCGGGCCCCCGGACTGA
- a CDS encoding cytochrome P450, whose amino-acid sequence MQADAPEGIPVPERGRRTGRPTRGPRTSTGPSLLAPGAAHDPYRIYRVLREEYPLSYDAPLGAWLVSRYADVTTALTDPRFTGLPHDTAPRGGPAPLGLCHGSPRCAPRTQHPAAGPGAVPRHMSDPGPVTRHMPDLASVPRHMAARIERTAYVLARRIASRQQADLVEEFCRWLPVGAAPDASARPHRHPGTGTGTTATPCTRHTGLRERALASLLANVLDAPDLLAALRIEPALADRAWTESLRRDPPVQVVLRRTVTEVALSGGTLPAGADVACLIGSAGRDPERFAAPDLFDPFRRDQGRSLSGPVSCPAVLLGRLEARHGLRALLDAMPRLRWADGFRPAGTGLLTRGPRALLVRPG is encoded by the coding sequence ATGCAGGCGGACGCGCCGGAAGGCATACCCGTACCGGAACGCGGCCGCCGGACCGGCAGGCCGACGCGCGGCCCCCGCACGAGCACCGGCCCCAGCCTGCTCGCACCCGGCGCGGCGCACGACCCGTACCGGATCTACCGCGTCCTGCGCGAGGAGTACCCGCTCAGCTACGACGCGCCCCTGGGCGCCTGGCTGGTCAGCCGGTACGCGGATGTGACCACGGCCCTCACCGACCCCCGGTTCACCGGCCTCCCGCACGACACCGCACCCCGTGGCGGCCCCGCCCCGCTCGGGCTCTGCCACGGCAGCCCCCGATGCGCACCCCGCACGCAGCACCCGGCCGCCGGGCCCGGGGCAGTGCCACGTCACATGTCGGATCCCGGGCCGGTGACCCGTCACATGCCGGACCTCGCATCGGTACCACGTCACATGGCAGCGCGGATCGAGCGGACCGCGTACGTCCTGGCACGCCGGATCGCGAGCCGTCAACAGGCCGACCTCGTCGAGGAGTTCTGCCGCTGGCTGCCCGTCGGCGCCGCCCCTGACGCGAGCGCCCGGCCGCACCGGCATCCCGGCACCGGGACAGGCACCACCGCCACACCCTGCACCCGGCACACCGGCCTCCGCGAGAGAGCGCTCGCCTCCCTCCTCGCCAATGTGCTGGACGCCCCCGACCTCCTCGCCGCCCTGCGCATCGAACCCGCCCTGGCCGACCGGGCCTGGACGGAGTCGCTGCGCCGCGACCCACCGGTCCAGGTGGTGCTGCGCCGCACCGTCACCGAGGTCGCCCTCAGCGGCGGCACCCTGCCCGCCGGGGCGGACGTCGCCTGTCTGATCGGCTCGGCCGGCCGCGATCCGGAACGGTTCGCCGCACCCGACCTCTTCGACCCCTTCCGCCGCGACCAGGGCCGGTCCCTCTCCGGCCCCGTGTCCTGCCCGGCCGTCCTGCTCGGCCGGCTGGAAGCCCGCCACGGCCTGCGCGCGCTGCTCGACGCGATGCCCCGGCTCCGCTGGGCGGACGGATTCCGCCCGGCCGGCACCGGGCTGCTCACCCGTGGTCCGCGGGCCCTCCTCGTCCGGCCCGGCTGA
- the treY gene encoding malto-oligosyltrehalose synthase, translating to MTPTATYRLQLQPDFPFSAAGHAVPYLAALGVSHLHLSPVLEAVPGSRHGYDVVDHGRVRAELGGEEGLRELARTAREHGLGLIVDIVPNHMAAVPRHNHALWEVLREGPGSPYARWFDIDWAAGGGKVLLPVLGGPIGDEIGGLRADGDVLRYGEQEFPLRAGTADLPLPELLDAQHYRLGWWRLARTELNYRRFFTISELIGVRVEDPEVFAATHGKILELIRDGVVDGLRIDHPDGLAEPAAYLERLSAATGGRWTVVEKILTGGEPLPAGWAVAGTTGYDALHRVDGLFVDPMGAAELVGRYREYAGPAGDRGGYWTATVRRAAYRVVTHELAAETELLTRLAVRICAAEPALRDHAPWTLHAAVRELLVRVPVYRPYVTAGGPCTRTAEETLPDGAVRDAKATFAVAEEASAVDVVRELALGRLGEGPERAAFCARFAQTASALRAKSVEDTAFYRYVPLISANEVGGDPGQPAVTPAEFHAYCARLARDWPATGTALTTHDTKRSADVRARVAVLTECPESWSGLLTELERATPATAPDAQLAWQAWQTAVGCAKLPGGEMAGRLEPALLKAVREAGLFTGWTEPDPAYERAVTDFVAAGPAAGGGPVRETLERFAHTLDPYVRANVLGAALVHLTMPGVPDLYQGTEREYVALVDPDNRRPFREPSGDVGLGEKGELTAAALRLRRERPEVFGESGTYAPLSAHGPAAAHCLAFCRSGEVVTAVTRLSLRLAESGGWHDTELALPDDGPWTDLLTPGRKFTGGSVALAELFGGLPVALLSRAGRGGPADHG from the coding sequence ATGACGCCCACCGCCACCTACCGGCTCCAGCTCCAGCCGGACTTCCCGTTCTCGGCCGCCGGACACGCCGTCCCGTATCTCGCCGCGCTCGGCGTCTCCCATCTGCATCTGTCCCCGGTCCTCGAAGCCGTGCCCGGCTCCCGGCACGGCTACGACGTCGTCGACCACGGCCGGGTCCGTGCCGAGCTCGGCGGTGAGGAGGGGCTGCGGGAGCTGGCCCGCACGGCGCGTGAGCACGGTCTCGGGCTGATCGTGGACATCGTGCCGAACCACATGGCCGCCGTCCCCCGCCACAACCACGCGCTGTGGGAGGTGCTGCGCGAGGGCCCCGGATCCCCGTACGCCCGCTGGTTCGACATCGACTGGGCGGCGGGCGGCGGCAAGGTGCTGCTGCCGGTGCTCGGCGGACCGATCGGCGACGAGATCGGCGGGCTCCGGGCGGACGGGGACGTGCTGCGCTACGGCGAGCAGGAGTTCCCGCTGCGGGCCGGCACCGCCGATCTGCCGCTGCCCGAGCTGCTGGATGCCCAGCACTACCGGCTCGGCTGGTGGCGGCTGGCCCGTACCGAGCTGAACTACCGGCGGTTCTTCACGATCTCGGAGCTCATCGGGGTGCGGGTGGAGGACCCCGAGGTGTTCGCCGCCACCCACGGCAAGATCCTCGAACTGATCCGGGACGGTGTCGTCGACGGGCTGCGCATCGACCACCCCGACGGGCTGGCCGAACCCGCGGCCTACCTGGAGCGGCTCTCGGCGGCGACCGGCGGGCGGTGGACGGTGGTGGAGAAGATCCTCACCGGCGGCGAGCCGCTGCCCGCGGGCTGGGCCGTCGCGGGGACGACCGGGTACGACGCGCTGCACCGCGTCGACGGCCTGTTCGTCGACCCGATGGGCGCCGCGGAGCTGGTCGGCCGCTACCGGGAGTACGCGGGGCCCGCCGGCGACCGCGGCGGTTACTGGACGGCGACCGTGCGCCGCGCCGCGTACCGGGTGGTGACGCATGAACTGGCCGCCGAGACCGAGCTGCTGACCCGGCTCGCCGTACGGATCTGCGCCGCCGAGCCCGCGCTGCGCGATCACGCCCCGTGGACGCTGCACGCCGCCGTGCGCGAACTGCTCGTGCGGGTGCCCGTCTACCGCCCGTACGTGACGGCCGGCGGGCCCTGCACGCGGACGGCCGAGGAGACGCTGCCGGACGGGGCCGTACGGGACGCGAAGGCGACGTTCGCCGTCGCGGAGGAGGCGTCGGCCGTCGATGTGGTCCGGGAGCTGGCGCTGGGGCGGCTGGGCGAGGGGCCCGAGCGGGCCGCGTTCTGCGCCCGGTTCGCCCAGACCGCTTCCGCGTTGCGCGCCAAGTCGGTCGAGGACACGGCGTTCTACCGGTACGTGCCGCTGATCTCGGCGAACGAGGTGGGCGGCGACCCCGGGCAGCCCGCGGTGACGCCGGCGGAGTTCCATGCGTACTGCGCCCGGCTGGCCCGCGACTGGCCGGCCACCGGCACGGCGCTGACCACCCATGACACCAAGCGGAGCGCCGATGTACGGGCCCGGGTCGCGGTGCTGACGGAGTGCCCGGAATCGTGGTCCGGGCTGCTGACGGAGCTGGAACGGGCGACCCCGGCCACCGCTCCGGACGCGCAGCTCGCCTGGCAGGCCTGGCAGACGGCCGTGGGCTGCGCGAAGCTGCCTGGCGGCGAGATGGCGGGCCGACTGGAGCCGGCGCTGCTGAAGGCGGTGCGCGAGGCGGGGCTCTTCACCGGCTGGACCGAGCCCGATCCGGCGTACGAGCGGGCGGTGACGGACTTCGTGGCGGCCGGGCCTGCCGCCGGCGGCGGTCCGGTGCGCGAGACACTGGAGCGGTTCGCGCACACGCTCGACCCGTACGTGCGGGCCAATGTGCTGGGGGCGGCGCTGGTGCATCTGACGATGCCGGGTGTACCGGATCTGTACCAGGGCACGGAGCGGGAGTACGTGGCGCTGGTCGACCCGGACAACCGGCGGCCGTTCCGCGAGCCGTCCGGCGACGTGGGCCTCGGCGAGAAGGGCGAACTGACGGCGGCCGCCCTGCGGCTGCGACGCGAACGGCCGGAGGTGTTCGGCGAGTCCGGTACGTACGCGCCGCTGAGCGCCCATGGCCCGGCGGCCGCGCACTGTCTGGCGTTCTGCCGCTCCGGCGAGGTGGTCACCGCGGTGACCAGGCTGTCGTTGCGGCTGGCGGAGTCGGGCGGCTGGCACGACACGGAGCTGGCGCTGCCGGACGACGGACCGTGGACCGATCTGCTGACCCCCGGCCGGAAGTTCACCGGTGGCTCGGTGGCGCTGGCGGAACTCTTCGGCGGACTGCCGGTGGCGCTGCTCAGCCGGGCCGGACGAGGAGGGCCCGCGGACCACGGGTGA
- the glgX gene encoding glycogen debranching protein GlgX — protein MQVWPGQAYPLGATYDGAGTNFAVFSEAARRIELCLLHDDGSETAVELRETDAFVRHAYLPGVMPGQRYGFRVHGPYEPERGARCNSAKLLLDPYARAVAGQIRWGEAVYGYPFGRPDARNDLDSAPHTMTSVVVNPYFDWGDDRRPRTDYHRTVIYEAHVKGLTMLHPGLPKELRGTYAGLAHPEVIAHLTELGVTAIELMPVHQFVQDHRLADAGLANYWGYNTIGFFAPHNAYASWGDRGEQVLEFKQAVRALHQAGIEVILDVVYNHTAEGNHLGPTLSFRGLDNASYYRLADDQRYYMDTTGTGNSLLMRSPHVLQLIMDSLRYWVTEMHVDGFRFDLAATLARQFHEVDRLSSFFDLVQQDPVVSQVKLIAEPWDVGEGGYQVGNFPPLWTEWNGKYRDTVRDLWRGEPRTLAEFAGRLTGSSDLYQDDGRRPLASINFTTCHDGFTLHDLVSYNDKHNEANGEGNRDGESHNRSWNCGAEGDTDQPEILDLRTRQMRNFIATLMLSQGVPMLSHGDEFARTQRGNNNAYCQDSELSWVHWPDPAAEDRTDEADRGEGSTEGSSLLEFTRAMVWLRRDHPVFRRRRFFHGRPVEGTHDELSDIAWFTPEGGEMTQRDWQAAHAKALTVFLNGHAISEPGPRGERISDDSFLLMFNASAETLEFSVPVNHGRQWLVVVDTARPVGVMPGSGPKVAAGDRVTLVGRSMAVLQRPA, from the coding sequence ATGCAGGTCTGGCCGGGACAGGCGTATCCCCTCGGTGCCACGTACGACGGCGCCGGGACCAACTTCGCGGTCTTCTCGGAGGCCGCCAGACGAATCGAGTTGTGCCTGCTGCACGACGACGGTTCCGAGACGGCGGTGGAGCTCAGGGAGACCGACGCCTTCGTCCGCCATGCCTATCTGCCCGGGGTGATGCCCGGTCAGCGGTACGGATTCAGAGTCCACGGGCCGTACGAACCGGAGCGCGGCGCCCGCTGCAATTCGGCCAAACTGCTGCTCGACCCGTACGCCCGTGCAGTCGCCGGGCAGATCCGGTGGGGCGAGGCGGTGTACGGCTATCCGTTCGGCCGTCCCGACGCACGCAACGACCTCGACTCGGCGCCGCACACCATGACCTCGGTCGTGGTCAACCCGTACTTCGACTGGGGCGACGACCGGCGGCCCCGTACGGACTACCACCGCACGGTGATCTACGAGGCCCATGTGAAGGGTCTGACGATGCTCCACCCGGGGCTGCCGAAGGAGCTGCGCGGCACCTACGCGGGGCTGGCCCATCCGGAGGTGATCGCCCATCTGACGGAACTGGGCGTCACGGCTATCGAACTGATGCCGGTGCACCAGTTCGTCCAGGACCACCGGCTGGCCGACGCGGGGCTGGCCAACTACTGGGGCTACAACACCATCGGTTTCTTCGCCCCGCACAACGCCTACGCCTCCTGGGGCGACCGCGGCGAGCAGGTGCTGGAGTTCAAGCAGGCCGTACGGGCCCTGCACCAGGCCGGCATCGAGGTGATCCTCGACGTGGTCTACAACCACACCGCGGAGGGCAACCATCTGGGTCCGACGCTCTCCTTCCGGGGCCTGGACAACGCCTCGTACTACCGGCTCGCGGACGACCAGCGGTACTACATGGACACCACGGGAACCGGGAACTCCCTGCTGATGCGGTCGCCGCACGTGCTCCAGCTGATCATGGACTCGCTGCGGTACTGGGTCACGGAGATGCACGTGGACGGCTTCCGCTTCGATCTGGCGGCCACCCTGGCCCGGCAGTTCCACGAGGTGGACCGGCTGTCGTCGTTCTTCGACCTGGTGCAGCAGGACCCGGTGGTCAGTCAGGTGAAGCTGATCGCCGAGCCGTGGGACGTGGGCGAGGGCGGCTACCAGGTGGGGAACTTCCCGCCGCTGTGGACCGAGTGGAACGGCAAGTACCGGGACACCGTGCGGGACCTGTGGCGCGGCGAGCCACGGACCCTCGCCGAGTTCGCGGGGCGCCTGACCGGATCGTCGGACCTGTACCAGGACGACGGACGGCGGCCGCTCGCCTCGATCAACTTCACCACCTGCCACGACGGATTCACGCTGCACGACCTGGTCTCGTACAACGACAAGCACAACGAGGCCAACGGCGAGGGCAACCGGGACGGCGAGAGCCACAACCGGTCCTGGAACTGCGGCGCGGAGGGGGACACCGACCAGCCGGAGATCCTCGATCTGCGGACGCGGCAGATGCGGAACTTCATCGCCACGCTGATGCTGTCGCAGGGCGTGCCGATGCTGAGCCACGGCGACGAGTTCGCGCGTACGCAGCGGGGCAACAACAACGCGTACTGCCAGGACAGCGAGCTGTCGTGGGTGCACTGGCCCGACCCGGCCGCGGAGGACAGGACGGACGAGGCCGACCGGGGCGAGGGGAGCACCGAGGGCAGCAGTCTGCTGGAGTTCACCCGGGCGATGGTGTGGCTGCGCCGCGACCATCCGGTCTTCCGGCGCCGCCGGTTCTTCCACGGCCGTCCGGTCGAGGGCACGCACGACGAGCTCTCGGACATCGCGTGGTTCACGCCGGAGGGCGGCGAGATGACGCAGCGGGACTGGCAGGCCGCGCATGCCAAGGCGTTGACGGTCTTCCTCAACGGTCACGCGATCTCGGAGCCGGGGCCGCGCGGCGAGCGGATCTCCGACGACTCGTTCCTGCTGATGTTCAACGCGAGCGCCGAGACACTGGAGTTCTCCGTTCCGGTGAATCACGGCCGGCAGTGGCTGGTGGTGGTCGACACGGCACGCCCGGTCGGAGTCATGCCCGGCTCGGGGCCGAAGGTGGCGGCGGGCGATCGGGTGACGCTGGTCGGGCGCAGCATGGCGGTGCTGCAACGGCCCGCGTAG
- a CDS encoding SAV2148 family HEPN domain-containing protein translates to MSSGGFELPPGDPGHEGDATDVPPGAVSLAQPMEIGAELDWGADAWSEVRTRAQRAGRAYIWLNLVEQRLRAVVAAVLRPIYEPVHGEDWVVAAAGPAGQEWVQRAVAVREVSRRKGYLLDPADDNVLSFLTLPQLRELMVQHWPCFEAYFDDRREVELALDELEVARNVVSRNRALNEAVLAQAERASARLLEILGSGAGVPSADRLPVDAVEELVGDRYADVVSVHSDRVRLQRQLPAEDLFGGSRRLDAIGIGLNLLVQNFSGRRLIRLAESGCRVRLLFINPASSAVKRRERELGLKKGELSRSVEMNILHMRRVRSKLRDPGAFEIHVFDETPRFTAYLVDGDGTDAVGVVQTYLRRARGMEAPVLVLRGGGRAVVRAGQDNEHGLFETYREEFESVWADSRPVS, encoded by the coding sequence GTGAGCTCGGGAGGATTCGAGCTGCCCCCAGGTGACCCGGGTCACGAGGGGGACGCCACCGATGTCCCGCCAGGGGCGGTATCGCTTGCGCAGCCCATGGAGATCGGCGCGGAGCTGGACTGGGGAGCGGACGCCTGGAGCGAGGTGCGTACGCGCGCCCAGCGGGCCGGACGGGCCTACATCTGGCTGAATCTCGTGGAGCAGCGGCTGCGTGCCGTGGTCGCCGCGGTGCTCCGGCCCATTTACGAGCCGGTCCACGGCGAGGACTGGGTGGTGGCCGCCGCCGGGCCCGCCGGACAGGAGTGGGTGCAGCGCGCCGTCGCCGTGCGCGAGGTCTCGCGCCGCAAGGGCTATCTGCTGGACCCCGCCGACGACAACGTCCTCAGCTTCCTCACGCTGCCTCAGCTGCGTGAGCTGATGGTCCAGCACTGGCCGTGCTTCGAGGCGTACTTCGACGACCGGCGCGAGGTGGAGCTGGCGCTCGACGAGCTGGAGGTCGCCCGCAACGTGGTCTCCCGCAACCGCGCCCTGAACGAGGCCGTCCTCGCCCAGGCCGAGCGCGCCTCCGCCCGGCTCCTGGAGATCCTGGGCAGCGGCGCCGGGGTCCCGTCGGCCGACCGGCTCCCGGTCGACGCCGTGGAGGAGCTGGTCGGCGACCGGTACGCGGATGTGGTCTCCGTCCACTCCGACCGGGTGCGGCTCCAGCGCCAGCTGCCCGCCGAGGATCTCTTCGGCGGTTCGCGCCGGCTCGACGCGATCGGCATAGGGCTCAACCTGCTGGTGCAGAACTTCTCCGGCCGCAGGCTCATCCGGCTGGCCGAGTCGGGCTGCCGGGTCCGGCTGCTCTTCATCAACCCGGCGAGCAGCGCGGTCAAGCGCCGGGAGCGGGAGCTGGGTCTGAAGAAGGGCGAGCTGAGCCGGTCGGTGGAGATGAACATCCTCCACATGCGCCGGGTCCGCTCCAAGCTCCGCGATCCGGGCGCCTTCGAGATCCATGTGTTCGACGAGACGCCGCGCTTCACGGCCTATCTGGTGGACGGCGACGGGACGGACGCGGTCGGGGTCGTCCAGACCTATCTGCGGCGCGCACGCGGCATGGAGGCGCCCGTGCTGGTGCTGCGCGGCGGCGGGCGTGCCGTGGTCCGGGCGGGGCAGGACAACGAGCACGGGCTGTTCGAGACGTACCGCGAGGAATTCGAGTCCGTGTGGGCGGACTCCCGGCCCGTCTCCTGA
- a CDS encoding 3'-5' exonuclease, which translates to MSWHREALVGFDLETTGTEPLEARIVTAAIVGVGGRDGEPVRQHTWLADPGIRIPEQASAIHGISSERAAAEGRPVREVADEIAGTLTEYWRRGVPVVAYNAAFDLTLLTAELQRHGLPSLSDRLDGAGIGPVIDPYTIDRAVDRYRKGKRNLEAVCVEYGVVHGGAHDAGADALAAVRVAYAIAERHGSVAELTAAELHERQVEWYAQWAADFQQFLRRKGTADAVIDGHWPLREPVAVAG; encoded by the coding sequence ATGAGCTGGCACCGGGAGGCGCTGGTCGGCTTCGACCTGGAGACGACGGGCACGGAACCGCTGGAGGCGCGGATCGTGACAGCCGCGATCGTCGGCGTCGGCGGCAGGGACGGGGAGCCGGTGCGGCAGCACACCTGGCTGGCGGATCCGGGCATCCGGATCCCCGAGCAGGCCTCGGCGATCCACGGCATCAGCAGCGAGCGGGCGGCGGCGGAGGGCCGGCCGGTGCGCGAGGTGGCCGACGAGATCGCCGGGACGCTCACGGAGTACTGGCGCCGAGGCGTGCCGGTCGTCGCGTACAACGCGGCCTTCGATCTGACGCTGCTCACGGCGGAGTTGCAGCGGCACGGGCTGCCGTCGCTGAGTGACCGGCTCGACGGGGCCGGGATCGGTCCGGTCATCGACCCGTACACCATCGACCGGGCCGTCGACCGCTACCGCAAGGGCAAGCGCAACCTGGAGGCGGTCTGCGTCGAGTACGGCGTGGTGCACGGCGGAGCCCATGATGCGGGGGCGGACGCGCTGGCCGCGGTCCGGGTGGCGTACGCCATAGCCGAGCGGCACGGCTCGGTGGCCGAGCTGACCGCCGCCGAGCTGCACGAGCGCCAGGTGGAGTGGTATGCGCAATGGGCGGCGGACTTCCAGCAGTTCCTGCGCCGCAAGGGCACGGCGGACGCGGTGATCGACGGCCACTGGCCGCTGCGGGAGCCGGTCGCGGTCGCCGGCTGA